GATTGCGAGCACTACCCTCTGGACTCTCATTTTCTGTATCCAATATTAATTCCGGATAAAGCGGTTCTTCGTATGGGTCACTTATTCCAGTAAAATCTTTAATCTCCCCATTGATCGCCCGTTTATATAAACCTTTCACGTCCCTTTTCACACAGCGATCCAAGGAGCACTTTACATATACTTCAGCAAAAGAATCAATCACTTGACGACAGTGTTCTCTCATATTACGGTACGGAGAAATGAAAGAGGCAAGTACAATGACATCATGCTTTGTTAGTAGCTGCGAGACATAAGCTACGCGCTCGATATTGGCTGCGCGATCCACCTTAGAAAAACCAAGATCTTTTGTTAACCCCGCCCGGACAATATCGCCGTCCAAACGCTGGACTCGCATACCTCTTTGCTTCAATATTGCTTCCGCGTGACAAGCAATTGTTGTTTTCCCAGCTCCTGATAACCCTGTTAACCACAATGTTATTCCTTTTTGCCTCATGACGACACCTCCGTTATAGCAGTAAGATATGCCTTTGTACGTGACAGGGAAACGCCCTTTTGCCTATGAGCACACAAAGAAGGGACAACGCCTAGAACTTTCAAATTCAATTTACATATAATGATATAGCTAAATGTCAAGGTATAGGAGTGAGAAATATTGTTTCCCATGACTCTTGGACAGTTGACAAACATCCTTAATGGGCAGCTCATACGTGGCAAGCATACGACCAAAGTCTCTCATGCCCTCTATCTTAGTACCCAACATTTGAATGCCGGATCTGTCTTCTTTTACTCACCTTCTAAAGTCGTTCCCTCTACCGATAATGCACGCAATTTCGCAAGCCTGAAGCGCAAACAGAGTGCTGGTATCATCGTACCCGCTAGTTGGGCAAAGCGAGTACCCAGTCATCATTCTGTTATCGTAGTACCAGATGTAAAAGTAGCCATTTATCGCCTCGCTAAATGGCATCGCAAACAATCAAAAGCTATTTTTATCGGTGTCACTGGCAGTGCGGGGAAGACAACCACCAAAGAACTATTAACCGCTATTTTATGTCAGAAATATTGCACATTAAAATCAGTTGATAACCTTAATGTATTCCAGTATATTCCTTATTCATTATTTCATTTACAACGAAAACACGAAGCCGTCGTACTTGAAATGGGAATGGCTAGTTTAGGAAATATCAAAAGCCAATGCTTAACTGCTACCCCCCACATAGGCATCGTAACCAATGTCGGAGAGGCTCACGTAGGAAGCTTAGGCAGCTCACTTCAAAATGTGGTACGTGCCAAGCAAGAATTAGTAGATGGCGTATTACCACATGGACTTCTTGTGATCAACGCGGACGATCAAGGGAGTAAAAAACTTTCCTTCAAGCGGCATCGAGGCAAATTGATCACAATAGGGATAAAAAACAAAGCGAATCTACGTGCTACCCATGTACATTATCACCCCCAAGGCATGCGCTTTAAGGTAGACGGCCATTCCTATTCGATCCCCATGTACGGTGAGCACAATGTTTACAATGCCTTAGCAGCCATCGCTGTAGCCAAGCATTTAAAGATGGGGCCAGTCGCTATCCAAAAAGGAATCCACCGCTTTTATCGCCCTCCCTATATGCGTATGCAACAAATTACAGGTATCCGCGGTTCATTGTTGATTAATGATGCGTATAATGCAAACCCCTCCTCAGTGATCGCAGGATTAAATACCGTATCCAAAATAGCACAAAATCGTTATACCATTGCTGTCTTAGGTGAAATGTCAGAGTTAGGATCACTCTCCATAAAAGGTCATCGCCAAGTCGGACGTGCCGTAGCTGAATACAAACCAAATCAATTACTCACCATCGGTACACATGCCAAACAGATCGCCAACAGTGCCATTCTTAATGGTTTCCCAGAAAGTGCTGTCCATTCTTTTGATATGAAATGGCATGCATTACGGTATCTCGAAAAAGAGATTCCGCAAGGGGCCATTGTATACTTCAAAGCTTCGCGCAATCTATTTATGGAAGACATCGTCAACCGCTTGCGCGCCTCTCGAGAAATAAAAGCTAACCGCTAATCTTTTTCATTCGTTGCAACAAATTGCGCAAACGATGGGCATAGAGATGATCGGCTAACGTTCGTTGATACGCTTTTTGTTTTATCTGCAATCGCTCATTTTCATGTTCGATATAGTAGGGAATTAAATCATGCAATTGTTCCCACTCTTTATACGCCACCATCTCATCCGGGAGTTCATATAGTTTCGGTAGGTCAGGACGGTAACTAGTCAATTGAAACGATGAACATGAAGCAACTTCAAATATCCGGTTATTTGGTGTATATGCTGCCACTTTTAATGTATTCAACTTTAAAAAAGAGTCGTCGGAAGAGCGATGGATATTTAATACGATATCTGCCCCATTATAGTAGCGCATCGCCTCTAAGGGAGATACCCACTCATTTACTACTTTTGGTGAACCCTTTCTTCGGCGTACCACCTTGTCCCACCCTGGTCCAAC
This sequence is a window from Mechercharimyces sp. CAU 1602. Protein-coding genes within it:
- the cysC gene encoding adenylyl-sulfate kinase, producing MRQKGITLWLTGLSGAGKTTIACHAEAILKQRGMRVQRLDGDIVRAGLTKDLGFSKVDRAANIERVAYVSQLLTKHDVIVLASFISPYRNMREHCRQVIDSFAEVYVKCSLDRCVKRDVKGLYKRAINGEIKDFTGISDPYEEPLYPELILDTENESPEGSARNLILFLEKRGVIPTEGEKE
- the murF gene encoding UDP-N-acetylmuramoyl-tripeptide--D-alanyl-D-alanine ligase, with product MTLGQLTNILNGQLIRGKHTTKVSHALYLSTQHLNAGSVFFYSPSKVVPSTDNARNFASLKRKQSAGIIVPASWAKRVPSHHSVIVVPDVKVAIYRLAKWHRKQSKAIFIGVTGSAGKTTTKELLTAILCQKYCTLKSVDNLNVFQYIPYSLFHLQRKHEAVVLEMGMASLGNIKSQCLTATPHIGIVTNVGEAHVGSLGSSLQNVVRAKQELVDGVLPHGLLVINADDQGSKKLSFKRHRGKLITIGIKNKANLRATHVHYHPQGMRFKVDGHSYSIPMYGEHNVYNALAAIAVAKHLKMGPVAIQKGIHRFYRPPYMRMQQITGIRGSLLINDAYNANPSSVIAGLNTVSKIAQNRYTIAVLGEMSELGSLSIKGHRQVGRAVAEYKPNQLLTIGTHAKQIANSAILNGFPESAVHSFDMKWHALRYLEKEIPQGAIVYFKASRNLFMEDIVNRLRASREIKANR